Genomic DNA from Chanos chanos chromosome 6, fChaCha1.1, whole genome shotgun sequence:
CACTCGGGCTGGGGGTGGCCTGCTGGCTGAAGGATGATGGCCGGGGTTGGTCATGCACCCCGTGGCCTGAACAGGTCGATTTGGGTGGCTCATCCCAGCGGAAGGCTGTGCTCTGTTCTGGGTGCCCATGCCTGCGGCCGGTCGGGTAGGGTGCGTAATCCCGGCCGCAGCGGACCCAGCTGCACCTCCGCTTGACACGGCCGCCATCTTCTTGCCTCTCTGCGGGAACAACAAGCAGCGTTTGCGCAGCGCGCATAGCGGACACGCCCCCGCCATGCGTCATATGACGTAGCCCACCCCTCCGCAGCGCCCTCTCTAGGATGTAACTATAGCAACTGTTAGCGTAACAATGACTTCATCCACTACTCGAACGCGTATTGCGGTTGCCTTGGAAACCAAGACTTGCGCATCCGTTACGCTTATGCTGAGAGAGTGCATCGTAAAGAGTTTCGACCAACACAAGACACAGGCACTTTCAAATCAATTCTATGCATCGCTTTTGTGCAGCAATGAAAAAATGCTCATGTCACCATAAAATCCTGTGCAGCCTCGAAAACAATGAGGGTGCAAAATGctattgccatgacaacagggACGTCCCTGTATTCAGAATCGAATTcagactcccccccccccccccccccccccccccacaactcTTGGGAACGCACCCTGCTGTAAGGAATGTGAGAGTTGTGGGCGAGCATGTGGAGGGCGCGCAGAAAACTCATCAATGCAGTCAGACAGAAAGTGCACCTACCCAATCCGTGCTCTTTGCTAAGTCACCtccaacattaaaacaaataaagaatttGCTGAGAAGCAAAAGAATAGAAGGGACGCAGAGCATTTGAAAACTCGTTTGAAGGTATTGCTCTGTATCTCTATATCAACAGACAAGGCAGTATTACTTGAATATGTTGCGATTTCTTGATGTGTACTCTCGCCGGGAATCTAAGTCTACCTCCCCAGAAGCAGTTTCATTGCTTTTTGAATTTGTGaattgtgtatatatgtaagtaggcatgtatgtatatatgtatgtatgtatgcatttatgtatgtatgtagaatTAGATTTTATATACAATTCAATGCCCCACCCCCAAATTCGTGAAGCgttcctcgtttttttttttttttttgggcagccgtggtctaaaggttagagaaccgggcttgtgagggttgccggttcgattcccaggcccaacatccacggctgcgtgcccttgagcaaggaacttaaccctaatgctccccgggcgcagaggaatgctgcccactgctcctgcatccgttgtgtgtgttcactactggtgtgttggatgggttaaatgcagagttcacagtgtgtgtatgcaataaCTTAAACTTAAGATTGCGTGGAAATTCTTTTCTCACACCGATGATTTAAcgacttccaaaaaaaaaaaaaaaatgcaatcgCCGTGCACTCGCTGGGCGaactcaaaaaaagagaaatgaagagtgAGTAAGGACAACCTGCTGCAGTATTTTGGATGGTTAACAAGCAGACTCCCCCTGACAACACTTCAGTGTGAGCAAGTCCTTTCAGATATGACAGTATTTCTCCTGAGCTACCGTGTACAACCAAAACAACCAATATCTGACGTTAACATAAAcgacaaagacagaaacacagatatattgatagataaatagacagatgAAGATTTTTACATCTTAATGATCTCAGTTACTTAAATAGTATGAAGCTGAGCACACATATGCCGTTATATGACCACAGCTTTGACTGCTCATAGAACCAAGACCATTTGTACGTAGTCTTTCTGCAAAATGGGAACTGAATTCAGCATGTGTAGTTGCTGCTATCCCGTGCTTGatacagatttctctctctctctctctctctctctctccctctctttctctcgcgcGCCTGATCTACCCCTCCTTCACGGGTTGTTTTCCGCCTGACGCTACCAAAGAAGGCGGGACATCCTGCGCCAACAGGATCAATCGTGATTGATACGGAAGTAAGTCTGCGCTCGGTGCATTCTCGTGTCAACACAATTACAGAAACCGACTACAATCATCAGCAACGTCTAAACAGATAGAAAACAATACGCTGGCACTGAGGTTAAGAGCATAAAGAACAGTGAGTGAACTGAAAGTCTCTTCCGAGAATTCTGAGAGACGTAGTCATTAAGAGGAGAAGGCCCAAGAGGATTGTCTCTCAACGCAGGGAACGTTACAAAACATAATTAAAGAGAATATCCTCTGCAAGCAAATACGCTGACAAGAAGTTTCCGACGTCTCGTTAGTAATCTTTTTTTTGGCATCAGTAACGCGAGGTATGTCTgtatttaagtcattttaataTAAGCTACCTTGCTGGTGAGTGTTAGACTTCTCACTTCGTGTGAGGCGCGACTTGTCAGTCATGTCTAGCTGCTCCatgaacagatggatggatgctAGTTCAAAAACGCAGTATTAACTTGGTTCAACATTTTTCAGCGCGTTTAGTTAGATTTATGTACTACTGTCAGTTATTCTGTGAACACAACTAACAATTCGTATGTAAATGTTTCTTGCAACGTGCTGTTACAAGCATTTATGACACACGCAGTCGTTGATGTTTTACAGTTCAGGAGGATGAGCGGTGAAGAGCCAAACCCAGCGGCTTTACCCGTGCCCGTTGAAGACGTGCAGGGCGACGGACGCTGGATGTCTCAGGTGAACCTATTAAGAAACAACCTTGCTTAGTGtttgtgcagtgcagtgcagtgcaatGTCGTATAGAATACCGACAGAAACCATAcggtactgttttttttttttaaacaacggCTTACAAAAGTCTAATTTGAGCTGCGAACAAGCCGAATTTGTTTTGGGTCAGACTGATGAAATGGTTCAGGGGTCGGTATTTTACTGGTTGTGCGAGTCCAACTGGTGTGTCTCAGTAGGACTTAGTGGTGTAGGGGGTAAAGCTCACAATAATGATATTGCAGAGCAGACTGAAGTGGATTCTCAGATGGGGTCATCTGGACCAGACAGGATGTGCCAGAGAGGTCAGAATGGGCCCCAAGTGTTTCCTCTAGCCCGGTGCCAGATCGAAACTATAATTACAGATTAAACAAGACTGTTTCCTTCAAGAATCTTTAAAGGTCTTAATACGGACGTTTAACATTCCATGCGAAAACGTCATTGAACAAGGCGGTGAAAACAGTGAGCTGTGTTTGGGGAAAGTgttaggaaagaaaaacaaaaggaaaggggggggaaaaaaatttgAATTGAATAACTGAAGCTGGTATCTTGTCATTTACTATCTGTATTTCAATTGCCATATGCTCCATCATTATTACCATCATCAAGTCATGAAGAATAGTGTACTCGTTGTGGCTTGTATTCATCAAAACTTTCACAGCCTAAGAGCTCTTACAGAATAACATGAACTCTGAGTGAATGTCTTTGTAACAGAGGCCCATGTAGTCACTAACACCAGCATGTTATCCTGCTATTCTCTTTACTGACGTTTCTTTGATTGTGTTAGTTTTTTGCTCCTTTCTGGAGTGACTTTCAAAAGGAAGGAGGGTAGATAAAGGGGCAAAAACACAGATCTAATGCGAGGAGTTGTTTTCAGAGATAGGTGACTGTCCTACAGAGATCCACTACTAGCCCATTGCTTAATCTGGGCGGTCGGGGTAACACAAGGTATGATAAGATGTATTCAACCTAATCCGGGCAGTCGGGGTAACACAAGCTATGATGAGATATATTCACCCTAATTCACATATCAGCACAAGGGCATGGATAAggagtgtgagtttgtattgacagctgtgtgtgtgtgtgtgtgtgtgtgtgtgtgttttgcagcatAACCGTTTTGTGCAGGAGTGTAAGGATGCTGAACCAGATGTCCTCTTCATCGGGGACTCGATGGTGCAGCTCATGCAACAACAGGAGGTGGGACTCTGCCTTTTCTTCTGTACTGTTTTTCCAGCCACACTATCTGTTCATGTCAGGTTAATCTGTCTTGTattctgtgcgtgtgcgtgtgcgtgcgtgcgtgtgcgtgtgagcgcacgcatgtgtgccagagcgagagagagattgttgtaTGTCTTCCCCAGTTGTCCTCACTTGTTTGAATTTGCTGCTCtcatagaagaaaaaaaagaaaaggatacTTTGAGggcatgtgtttgcatgtaggCACAGCgttgtctgtctgagtgtgtgtgtgtggcagagatcgggagagagagagtgagagagaatgaaagaaagtgaGTATGTCTGATGTAGGTCTGTCTGGTTAATGTGGGTcagacagttctttttttttttttctttatgacaaCCGTTGTGTTTAACGCTAATCTCATCGTTACGCGGCAAAACATGTTTTAGGTGTGGCGGGAATTATTCTCACCCCTTCACGCTCTGAACTTCGGCATCGCCGGCGACACCACCTGCAACGTCCTGTGGAGGCTTAAGAACGGAGAGCTCCAGAACATCCGCCCAAAGGTActgagagagggtggaggtCCTGATAGGGAACAGAGCTGGGACCACTCAGGTTCGAACCAGGACCACGCTACAGTTAGAGAGAATAGAACAGAgtaggatggatggatggatggatggatggatgtggtCAATCTGACAAAGACGCAAAGGGCTGGAATTTCCAacagttaaaaagagagagagagagagagagagagacacttaagTGACGTTTAAACACTAACACATGGAGCCAGAGGATGAAAACCAGATTGCTCAGATGacggatgaagagagagaggagaggagactgtGAGAGGCTCTCTGTCTGAAGCCATGGTCCTTTTATGGCCTTGTAATACCCtaaagctttttgtttgtttgtttgtttgtttcagtgttgtagTGGCCTTCAGCCGGCCGAGGGTAGCAGCAGTGTTCAGACAGGGTCAGCCAGAAAGCTGCACAGACATCCTATGAACATATTTCAGGGTTTTGAGGAGCTGAGCGTTTAGGAGACTCATCAGAACATTTGTGTTAACAGAAAGAATaggggtctgtgtgtggaaTACCGAAGGTTTGGTCTGTAGGAAATGGGATTGGTGGAGAAACTTTAAACTAGTGGTTGTATTCATCAAACCCTCATTATAAGAATATAGGTCTAAGACCAGCGTTGCCTTTCATAACCGTAACACATACTGTCACATGATGGGAGcttcatattcatatatatgGACCCAGAGctgaaaggaggggggggggggggggggggggggggggggggggggggggggggggtggtgtgaCTGCGGTAACCTGGGAAGAGAGATGTGCATGCGGGACCAGTTCAAATTCCTTTAAATTTCAGGACAGAGACCTTTGATGGAGTAGACTTGCATGGCGCGTTGCAGCCATCCTGAGGCTCTGACAGTAGCTTTGTGTTAGCATTAGCCTCCCCCATTGGATCTAGTGGCACTGATGCTAACCCTTTAAATATAAGGAACGGACACATTGTCTGGTGCCTTCGGTTTTTCTTACTGCCAGTGCTGCATTGCAACAACATTTGTCTCAGGACAGACGTTTTCAAACACATATTCCCCACCCAGGGAAGAAGTTGAcagtaacttaaaaaaaaatacacttgaACTGATCATTGAGTTCAGTTGGTTAGAACTGTTaatgaatccccccccccccccccaaaaaaagggaaTACTCATTGTTTAcgtatggggaaaaaaagaattctttgtcatttttcaacCTCAGAGAATTCTTTGCGTTGCTCCTATTTGGCGTTCAGTTTGCAGTCCCACTCTGAGAGCAGAgcggaggagaaggaggaggggtgtagatgtgtgtttctTGTGCCTGGGCTGTTGGATACGGTTCAGTGTtgggaaacgtgtgtgtgtgctctgtgtcgCCCCCAGGTGGTGGTGGTTTGGGTGGGCACCAATAATCACGAGCACACAGCCGAACAGGTGGCGGGAGGCGTGGTGGCCATATCTCAGCTCTTCATCTCACAACTTCCACAGGCCAAAATTGTCGTTTTGGtaaggacgtgtgtgtgtgtgtgtgtgtgtgtgtgtgtgagtgagcgagagacagtgagagtttgTCTGGAATTGCTTTATATTTCTGTGGCTATGTGTGTTGTTAaagaaaatatgtgtgtatgtttaggctttaatctttgtgtgtgtgtgtggctgagagaaatgtgtctgtcaagtgtgtttgagtgtttggagGTCAAGTATTTTTTTCTGGTCTCTGTCAGCACCCTCACAGGCTGATACTGATCAGCAGCTCTGGCTGAAttccctcctcatcctcctgtCTTACCCCTTTTttgtctctccatccctctctctctctctctctccctctctctctctctctctctctttttctgtcaggGTCTGTTGCCACGGGGTGAGAAGCCAAACCCTTTGCGTGAGAAGAACACGGCGGTAAATGGCTATCTGCGTTCCTGGCTTCCCAAACTGGGCCCGGTCCAGTTCCTGGACGTCAGCTCTGAGTTCGTCCACTCCGACGGTACCATCTCCCGGACGGACATGTTTGACTTCCTGCACCTGAGTGCCAGCGGGTACCAGACTGTGGCCAAGCCTCTGAGTGAACTACTGCTgcagctcctggaggaaacaccagaggacaaacacaatgcactggtctgagagacagttagagagaaagagagagagagagagagagagagagagagagagagagagagagagagaatggaagaggCAGAGTCAGAAAGAGGGAATGGCAGCGATAATAGGAGGGAATttgtaacagagagagggatttaCGGACACAGCGGaaaccaaaaaataaagagaaaacagtaaaaaaaaaaaaaaaaaacatttttaaagatacagagagagaagagagatttgTTGCCATTTTGAATGATACAAGGTAAAGTTAAGAGAAAAATAAGGCATCTTAAATACACAAGTAGAAcgaaacacacagtcagtagAGCAGACAAGGACAGGTCATCTTGAGCACAGCTGAGCAGAACACAGAAAGATCCGGATATCCCTGTTGAACAGCATGTCATAAAtcactgtgacactgttttCACAGCCACAGGGATTTAGCAGTACACAGCGCCTCTGCTGGCAGAGAAAGgcaactgcagaaaaaaaaagaaaaaatgctctACCGAAGGTTGCGCCAAAGAAATATATGACAGGCTtctaatcctctctctctcgcctcttttctgtttctctctctctctcaccctctctctttctctcaaattGCCACACTACCACAGAATCACAATACACCATCACGACATCAAATTCAAATACCCTCAGAAAGGTCTTGTCAGAACAATTTACTCAGAGGAGGGTGTGGCGAAGCACTTTGTGAAGATTTATTGTGTCAGTACACAGTCACATAAAAGCTTTTATTACAGATATCACAGTCTAATATGGTGAATGTTAAGCAAACAACCATTTGGTGTGCACAGTGCTAGAGTAACCATATCCTAGTAACCATTGCTGTTGTCAGAATGTTCATTCAAATATCAGTCAACACGTTCAGGaattgggggggaaaaaaatgttacgACTATAGTTAAAGCAAAGATTGTAGTTACAGATATTTGATTGTGTAGGCAACTTGTCTTTTCGATTTGCAGATTCTCAAAGCGCCATGAATGATTGGCAAGTTGGAATGAATGCCTTTGATTGAGCCGTTTGGCCAAGGGAACACCCTCTCTGTACATGTTTCTATGTGTCTGTGCTAATGATCTCTGCAGTGAAAGATTCCCTTGAtgtgacctctctctcctcatgcaATTTCACTGGCATGCAGCTTTATCTGCCCTTGTTTTCGTAGGCATAGCACCAACATTCCTGTTTAGTTTGGGTGCTTTGTTCATGTATGTCtcgagtatgtgagtgtgtgtgtgtgtgtgtgtgtgtgtgcgcgcgcgcatgtgcttGTGTACAGCTGTATCCTAACCCGGCTACTGTACCACCTATGACAAGCATTTTCATGCCAGTGGCTTTGTACACCTGTGTTCCAAAGTAAATACCAGTTTAACAAGATACAGGTGTAACATAgtttttttgggtgttttttggggtgggggtgtatgGATGAATATGACTATGTGGGTTCTGCTTTGCCCATAGAGAGAAAACGGAGAGAGGAAAattgaatggatggatgaatgaatgaatagagGGAGGACTGTATCTACGCGTGAATTCTGCGTCTTGTTCCGTGTGATGttttcagagagtgagagagagaaagagagagagagagagaagggtctAAGTAGCGCTGTCTCTATGTAAATAGTCTCTAACTGTTGCGCTGAGTATCATGAAACAGGCTGTATTGCATTGTGTGTTTGGCTTGTTGATTCGATATGATTGATGGTTTGTGTGAGTTGGGCTACTGTACGTATGTGTGCACTCAATGCCAGGTCCGGCCAGTGACCAGGATGTTGGTTGTATTCTTGCAGAAACTAAGcattccaaataaaaaaaaaaaaagaaagaaagaaagaaacctacacacagactaaagactcctcctttttttgtgtcAACAGTTGTCGTTACTAATGCCCAAAGCTATGAGAAACGTTCTTTGttccgtgtgtgttttcatagaGAAAGCAGCTGGTTTAAGGACACGCCTCCTTTCACCCTTCAACCAATCAGGATGGCCCAGTCTGTAGGCACACTTACATGGCTCCAGAGAGAGCAGCCTGCTGTGCCACGTGGTTGTGAATGAGGAGGGCAGTGCCAGAGCATTGTTGTGTTTGGCATCGCCTACAGGCCCTCTTTCGCACCGCTCATCACCACGCGTGCTTTAGCTCGCCATGCTAAAAATGAGCTGTTAGCTAATCAGCCATTCCCGTGGCTAACAGAGCCGTATAAGTCGTGGGAAGCCGTTCGCACTTCTACGGGTCTTAACCAAGCTGATTTACCCGCTCTCTGACCTAGCTTCTCCAGCTTACACCTGCATAGTTTGGTCTGACTCCTGAACTGCATGTCCCCTGTGCAGTCACACATTTAAGATAAGACTCATGGAATCCAGAGCAGTTTTCAAGGGCACTTTGATAGCAGCAGCATGTGGACACAGGCAGCCCGTCCTGGAATAACGGGCTCCATTTACAGACAGTATCGAGTGACCCAGGAGGAGGAGCAGTCACTGTGAGATGAAACTACAGAGCAAGCAAAGGATGAGTGTAGGACCaaaagtttcagtgattgcacacacacacacaacagtgagcagtgaatttgtcctctgcatttaacccatccaacacaccagtagtaaacacacacacaccagacgcaggaccggttctctaacctttagaccacagctgcccagaCCAGAAGACCCACGGAGGAGTTCTGGAACACAACGGGTCTTTTCTGACCAACGAGAAATGCAGAAACCTTAAAGGCCGTGTCAGGCTACAGGATCAATAAGAACATATGATCAATACAGCAGGCCTGTCAGTCAAAAAAGCGTTAAATCGCAGAGACCAATAACCAATGGCCTTTAGAGTAATGTGTCTTAACTTGAGTCCAAGAGTTCAAAAGCCCTGTGCATTTCAAACCCCAGACATCTGGTTTCTCCTGGGCACTAATTTGAACTTTGCCCATCAGGTTAATCTGCTATATTCCTGGTGGTCTTGACCCTTTGGATTACAGCACAGATATTCTGATTGCATTCATACTTCCACATACTGATCAGCTATGTTAATGAGTATACACAGGGTGGTTAAAATCATTGTCAGttaaatatttctgaaaagTCTGGATGTTGTGCTGTACTCAGTGATGAACACAGTGTGGGTTGAGAGTACTTTTCAGACAGcctttcattcttctctctgctgGAACTTCATGTTCTGTCCAAGAATATTGTCCACAACACAAGTCAAACAACAGAGGTGCAAAAATATTACGTTAAATTATATTAGATGGTGTGCTAAAAATGTGAGGTTTGTATTCCAACGAAACTACATTCATGCATTTTACATATCTGAAATCCTAAAGATATTCGGTCAAACTATCTCTGAAAAACATTCTCAGTGATTCTCAAGATCAGTTTTAAAAGAATCATTTGACATGTCTCCTCAAGGGAAGTCAAGGACACAAGTATGAGAAACTtgtgaatgtaaatattgtttatCCATGtgctttttatcattattattattattattattattattatttaatctAATGAAACAGTCATTGTCATCATTTGACTGgaatcctttttcttttcttttctttttttataaaacaGGGGAGTACCAAAGACACTAACgaagttacacacacatttaaatatatatgtatatgtgtgtgtgtgtatgtatatacatatctgtgtgtgtatatagatagatagatcagcATGTAGGCGAGAGAGAcgtatgtatatttttcttcAATTCCCTTCGATTATCAACATTATCCTTAAACTCCAgccactctctgtctccagcgTTTCAGTGAAATACTTCTTTTGTCATCTCAGCGGAATAGGGTCAGGTTGGGTTGGCCATTTAAGCGATGATGTCATAGCACCATATTgggtttgtttacagtgtgaacGGGAGGGCGCTGTGGAGTCACACAGACTTCGATTTTCATAAGCAAAGAACCACCAAACACAACGGAAACGACTGCCATATGTCAGATATCAGCGTATAATTTAGAATACTGGATCGCCCAATCTATGTGTATCTTGTTTATAATCTCTCAGAACAACAGAGATATTAAGACGATCAGTTATATTTAAGGCAAAGGGATAAACTCTCTCTGCCCATCGGTTGGTGGCGGATCTTCTAAGCAGTGATTGCAATGCTATAACGGTGGTACTTCAGATACCAATCTGTATCGGTCAACTTACTCACGCAGCATCTAAAGAGGTACCTGTATTTACCAGAAGAAGAAGCTGTGGTCCTACCGACTAACTGTGGCGCCATCATCGACTTTACGTGGAGACCCTTCGCAGAAAATCTGTTTCGGTGCCTTTGTCGACGACTCGATTTTCGCTGGAGCTGAAGTATAAGCCGACCCAGTTAGCAGGATGTGCAACTAGCAAGCTAACCACTGAGATAACAGTTCACATACTGGTTAGTATAATTCCATATTTGTTTTAGTAACATTTGTTATTGTTAAAGAAACTGACATGTGTAACACACATCGGAAGATCTTGGGCAAATCACGCTGTAGTGTTGTAAGTTAATGTCTCCTAAGGGCTTGACTGACATGCTAGTAACTGCTGTTGCCCAAGCTAGTCAGTAAACATTATATTGTGTGTCAGATCTATACATAGTTAATTGTTTCTCTTTTGGTAGAGTAAGAACAGAAACTTAGCTGCCCAGTTTTGAAATAGTCATTCGTGAACATTTTATAATGAGCCGCAAGCCCGGCTACCCTTAGCTTAGTTGACAAGTAGCCAATGACTAAGTGGCGACTTCTTTTTTTATCTAGgttatctgttttctttttacctgtCAGCTTCAATTTTTAACCTGTTCGCTGATGACTGAGCGGGTATGCCAAGTTGTTGGAAATGTCGACAAAAACCGGGCCTCTTGTCGTCCGGTTTCAAACCGATATGGGTTACCCTGTCTATGATGTGGTTGCTTGCAACCCATTCGGTTAATTCTGAGACGGCTGTTTCGAAGAATCAAGTGGTACAGAAAGAGGCCCAGTTCGATGTGACCTACAACGACACAGTTACCAGCGAAAACCAAACCATCTATGCATTCAACCATACAGTTTCGAGAAATAAGGTAAGGAAAGTGTCGATAACACTCGTATTTCTAGTAACTTGCTCGATGAACATGCACATTTTCTGCACATTGCACGATCCTATCGTTGATTGCAAAAGTGTTACATTTTACAAAGCAATACTGATAAATACAGACTAAACATAAAtttaattcctctctctctctctctctctctctctctctcagacggaAGGGATCAGGGTGTCGGTGGAGCTTCTCTCTGAGGATCCTAAGAGTCCAATCCTCTTCGTCGTCAGGCAGAAACAGGCTGTTCTCTCCTTCCAGGTTCCTCTCATTCTCCGTGGCCTGTGAGTAAACCGGTTACCAAGCaactttgccccccccccccccccccccccccccccacacacacatcccaccccac
This window encodes:
- the LOC115814755 gene encoding platelet-activating factor acetylhydrolase IB subunit beta-like, with protein sequence MSGEEPNPAALPVPVEDVQGDGRWMSQHNRFVQECKDAEPDVLFIGDSMVQLMQQQEVWRELFSPLHALNFGIAGDTTCNVLWRLKNGELQNIRPKVVVVWVGTNNHEHTAEQVAGGVVAISQLFISQLPQAKIVVLGLLPRGEKPNPLREKNTAVNGYLRSWLPKLGPVQFLDVSSEFVHSDGTISRTDMFDFLHLSASGYQTVAKPLSELLLQLLEETPEDKHNALV